A single region of the Leptospiraceae bacterium genome encodes:
- a CDS encoding peptidoglycan-binding protein has translation MSNDEYDVTSIQEALTICGFNPGKIDGKLGPNTVAAIKAFQKEAGLSVDGIVGEDTAAGLAESLGEAVGKAGELQGYFSGEAEGEGSSAEDDM, from the coding sequence ATGAGCAATGATGAATATGATGTAACAAGCATACAAGAAGCATTAACTATTTGTGGATTCAATCCAGGAAAAATAGATGGTAAATTAGGACCAAACACAGTAGCTGCAATCAAAGCATTTCAAAAAGAAGCAGGTCTTTCTGTTGATGGAATCGTAGGCGAAGATACTGCTGCCGGTCTAGCTGAAAGTTTAGGTGAAGCAGTTGGTAAAGCAGGTGAATTACAAGGTTACTTTTCCGGTGAGGCTGAGGGTGAAGGCTCTAGTGCTGAAGATGATATGTAA
- a CDS encoding DUF1987 domain-containing protein — translation MENLKIEKTKTTPRIDFDAKLNTLSMSGDIYPEDVDKFFNPIFDWLQRYLSNLHYKCIVSIHLQYFNTAASGRISHFLELLEKTYKKGKDISIHWYYEPDNDEMEEVAEEFREGITIPFQIIEKRL, via the coding sequence ATGGAAAATTTAAAGATAGAAAAAACTAAAACAACGCCTCGAATTGATTTTGATGCAAAGCTAAACACTCTGTCCATGAGTGGTGACATATATCCAGAAGATGTGGATAAGTTTTTTAATCCCATATTCGATTGGTTGCAACGATACCTTTCGAACCTGCATTATAAATGCATTGTCTCAATCCATTTGCAGTATTTTAATACAGCAGCCTCTGGTCGGATTAGTCATTTCTTGGAGTTATTAGAGAAAACTTACAAAAAGGGAAAAGACATTTCCATTCATTGGTATTATGAACCTGACAATGATGAAATGGAAGAGGTCGCCGAAGAATTCAGAGAAGGAATTACAATTCCATTTCAGATTATCGAAAAAAGACTATAA
- a CDS encoding GNAT family N-acetyltransferase, with product MEITITKTPEFNDTVFLWSQLRTHGLSQLSNPVMEEKFPFGIIAREGEEIIGGVLGEMYYRGLHIDLVWVSEPLRKTGLGTALIRKAEELARESSCTLIYLDTFSFQAPEFYEKLGFEVFGKIENFPENYTRYFLLKRIV from the coding sequence ATGGAAATTACAATTACGAAGACCCCTGAATTTAATGATACAGTCTTTTTATGGAGTCAACTTCGCACGCACGGGCTTTCGCAACTTTCTAATCCGGTGATGGAAGAAAAATTTCCCTTTGGTATTATTGCTAGGGAAGGGGAAGAGATTATCGGCGGTGTATTAGGGGAGATGTATTATAGGGGATTGCATATTGATCTTGTATGGGTAAGTGAGCCTTTGCGTAAAACAGGATTGGGAACTGCACTTATCAGAAAGGCGGAAGAGCTTGCTCGTGAATCTAGCTGCACTTTGATTTATTTGGATACGTTTAGCTTTCAGGCTCCTGAATTTTACGAGAAATTAGGCTTCGAAGTTTTTGGAAAGATAGAAAATTTCCCAGAAAATTACACAAGGTATTTCCTTCTAAAAAGAATAGTCTAG